One genomic region from Halomicrobium zhouii encodes:
- a CDS encoding 2-oxoacid:ferredoxin oxidoreductase subunit beta translates to MSSDVRFTDFKSDKQPTWCPGCGDFGTMNGMMKALAETGNDPDNTFVVAGIGCSGKIGTYMHSYALHGVHGRALPVGVGVKMANPNLEVMVAGGDGDGFSIGAGHFIHAVRRNVDMSYVVMDNRIYGLTKGQASPTSREDFETSTSPEGPQMAPVNPKALAMAAGATFVAQSFSSDSQRHAELVQEAIEHDGFGFVNVYSPCVTFNDVDTYDYFRDSLVDLDETDHDRHDSDAAMDKIRETETEYMGVLYQDEDSVPYEKRQGIEGSMAEIPDGAPEGAMDLVREFY, encoded by the coding sequence ATGAGCTCAGACGTCCGATTTACCGACTTCAAGTCCGACAAGCAACCGACGTGGTGTCCCGGCTGCGGCGACTTCGGGACGATGAACGGCATGATGAAGGCGCTGGCCGAGACCGGCAACGACCCCGACAACACGTTCGTGGTCGCCGGCATCGGCTGTTCCGGCAAGATCGGGACCTACATGCACAGCTACGCGCTGCACGGGGTCCACGGTCGCGCCCTGCCGGTGGGCGTCGGCGTGAAGATGGCCAACCCGAACCTGGAAGTGATGGTCGCCGGCGGTGACGGCGACGGCTTCTCCATCGGCGCGGGCCACTTCATCCACGCCGTCCGCCGCAACGTCGACATGAGCTACGTCGTCATGGACAACCGCATCTACGGCCTCACCAAGGGCCAGGCCTCGCCGACCTCGCGCGAGGACTTCGAGACGTCCACGTCGCCCGAGGGCCCGCAGATGGCCCCCGTCAACCCCAAGGCCCTCGCGATGGCCGCGGGCGCGACGTTCGTCGCCCAGTCGTTCTCCTCGGACTCCCAGCGCCACGCGGAGCTGGTCCAGGAGGCCATCGAGCACGACGGCTTCGGCTTCGTCAACGTCTACTCCCCCTGTGTCACGTTCAACGACGTCGACACCTACGACTACTTCCGCGACTCGCTGGTCGACCTCGACGAGACCGACCACGACCGCCACGACTCGGACGCGGCGATGGACAAGATCCGCGAGACCGAGACGGAGTACATGGGCGTCCTCTACCAGGACGAAGACAGCGTCCCCTACGAGAAGCGCCAGGGCATCGAGGGCAGCATGGCCGAAATCCCGGACGGCGCCCCCGAGGGCGCGATGGACCTGGTTCGGGAGTTCTACTGA
- a CDS encoding 2-oxoacid:acceptor oxidoreductase subunit alpha: MPDDLNWAIGGEAGDGIDSTGKIFAQALSRAGRHVFTSKDFASRIRGGYTAYKIRTSLDRVQSVVDRLDLLIALTERTIDENMDELHEGSVIIYDSERTTMQNVEVPDEMIGLEVPLKRLAEEAGGAIMANVVALGAACEVTQFPIENLDESLEKRFGDKGEAIVENNMQAARKGQEYVQEEYDHDFGYELQTADEDYVLINGDQAIGMGAIAAGCRFYAGYPITPATEVMEYMTGRVDQFGGKVVQAEDELAAINMALGAARAGARAMTATSGPGIDLMTETFGLVATTETPLVICDVMRSGPSTGMPTKQEQGDLNMTLYGGHGEIPRFVVAPTTISECFWKTVEAFNLAEKYQTPVYLVSDLAMAVTEQTFKPEAFDMDEVEIERGNVVDEEDIDGWMNEKDQFQPHFPAADGISPRTFPGTSGGAHMTTGLEHDALGRRTEDTEVRKEQVEKREQKVETAIEREDWDYREFGNPDSDTLVISWGSNEGAMREGMEFLEDEDIEVRFISVPYIFPRPDLTEEVEQADQTIVVECNATGQFADVIEHDVLERVDRVNKYDGVRFDADELAAEIKAAMAEEAEVKA, translated from the coding sequence ATGCCCGACGACCTCAACTGGGCCATCGGCGGCGAAGCCGGCGATGGAATCGACTCTACCGGGAAGATCTTCGCCCAGGCACTCTCGCGGGCCGGTCGGCACGTCTTCACGTCCAAGGACTTCGCGTCGCGTATCCGCGGTGGGTACACGGCATACAAGATCCGGACGTCGCTCGACCGCGTCCAGAGTGTCGTGGACCGCCTCGACCTGCTCATCGCGCTCACGGAGCGCACGATCGACGAGAACATGGACGAGCTCCACGAGGGCTCGGTCATCATCTACGACAGCGAGCGCACCACGATGCAGAACGTCGAGGTGCCCGACGAGATGATCGGCCTCGAAGTGCCGCTCAAGCGCCTCGCGGAGGAGGCTGGCGGCGCCATCATGGCCAACGTCGTCGCACTCGGTGCGGCCTGCGAGGTGACGCAGTTCCCCATCGAGAACCTCGACGAGTCCCTCGAGAAGCGCTTCGGCGACAAGGGCGAGGCCATCGTCGAGAACAACATGCAGGCCGCGCGCAAGGGCCAGGAGTACGTCCAGGAGGAGTACGACCACGACTTCGGCTACGAGCTCCAGACCGCCGACGAGGACTACGTCCTCATCAACGGCGACCAGGCAATCGGGATGGGCGCCATCGCCGCAGGCTGCCGGTTCTACGCCGGCTACCCCATCACGCCCGCGACGGAAGTGATGGAGTACATGACCGGCCGCGTCGACCAGTTCGGCGGGAAAGTCGTCCAGGCGGAGGACGAACTCGCCGCGATCAACATGGCGCTGGGTGCGGCCCGCGCCGGAGCGCGCGCGATGACCGCGACGTCCGGTCCGGGGATCGACCTGATGACCGAGACGTTCGGTCTGGTCGCGACCACCGAGACGCCGCTGGTCATCTGCGACGTCATGCGCTCGGGTCCCTCGACCGGGATGCCGACCAAGCAGGAGCAGGGCGACCTCAACATGACGCTGTACGGCGGCCACGGCGAGATTCCGCGGTTCGTCGTCGCGCCGACGACTATCTCCGAGTGCTTCTGGAAGACCGTCGAGGCGTTCAACCTCGCCGAGAAGTACCAGACGCCGGTGTACCTCGTCTCCGACCTCGCGATGGCCGTCACCGAGCAGACGTTCAAGCCCGAGGCCTTCGACATGGACGAGGTCGAGATCGAGCGCGGCAACGTCGTCGACGAGGAGGACATCGACGGCTGGATGAACGAGAAGGACCAGTTCCAGCCCCACTTCCCCGCGGCCGACGGCATCTCGCCGCGGACGTTCCCGGGGACCTCCGGCGGCGCGCACATGACGACGGGCCTCGAACACGACGCCCTCGGTCGCCGGACCGAGGACACCGAGGTCCGCAAGGAACAGGTCGAGAAACGCGAGCAGAAGGTCGAGACCGCCATCGAGCGCGAGGACTGGGACTACCGCGAGTTCGGGAACCCCGACTCGGACACGCTGGTGATCTCCTGGGGTTCGAACGAGGGCGCGATGCGCGAAGGGATGGAGTTCCTCGAAGACGAAGACATCGAGGTCCGTTTCATCTCCGTCCCCTACATCTTCCCGCGCCCGGACCTCACCGAGGAGGTCGAGCAGGCCGACCAGACCATCGTGGTCGAGTGTAACGCGACGGGGCAGTTCGCCGACGTCATCGAACACGACGTGCTCGAACGCGTCGACCGCGTCAACAAGTACGACGGCGTCCGCTTCGACGCCGACGAACTCGCCGCGGAGATCAAGGCCGCGATGGCCGAGGAAGCCGAGGTGAAAGCATGA
- a CDS encoding FAD-dependent oxidoreductase, which translates to MDPTQTAVRAVHDVGPDAVAIDLESPTEFDAQPGQFVKLTFDLADKLEFEALERLAAEGELDVETADELERGDEVLVSRFYTISSPDVGDTFEITVGIDPEGTLAPVLADLSAGDVVTVSGPFGNDYYEGEDPAVILAGGPGVGPAIGIAERALAEDNRAAVVYRDDVPIHQDRLSDLRDEGATVTLLAAGEDLPPVVADVLDDYGADSQLFVYGFADFIDDATSAIDAAGGDSEGAKIENFG; encoded by the coding sequence ATGGATCCTACGCAGACTGCCGTCAGGGCCGTTCACGACGTCGGTCCCGACGCGGTCGCCATCGACCTCGAATCGCCGACCGAGTTCGACGCCCAGCCGGGACAGTTCGTCAAGCTGACCTTCGACCTGGCCGACAAGCTGGAGTTCGAGGCCCTCGAGCGCCTCGCCGCCGAGGGCGAACTCGACGTCGAGACGGCCGACGAACTCGAACGTGGCGACGAGGTGCTCGTCTCCCGCTTCTACACCATCTCCTCGCCCGACGTCGGCGACACCTTCGAGATAACCGTCGGTATCGACCCCGAGGGAACGCTCGCCCCGGTGCTGGCCGACCTGTCCGCGGGCGACGTCGTCACCGTCTCCGGCCCCTTCGGCAACGACTACTACGAGGGCGAGGACCCCGCCGTGATCCTCGCCGGCGGTCCCGGCGTCGGCCCGGCGATCGGCATCGCCGAGCGCGCCCTCGCCGAGGACAACCGCGCCGCCGTCGTCTACCGGGACGACGTTCCCATCCACCAGGACCGCCTCTCGGACCTTCGTGATGAGGGCGCTACCGTCACGCTGCTGGCCGCGGGCGAGGACCTGCCCCCTGTCGTCGCAGACGTCCTCGACGACTACGGCGCCGACAGCCAGCTCTTCGTCTACGGCTTCGCCGACTTCATCGACGACGCCACGTCGGCCATCGACGCCGCCGGTGGAGACTCTGAAGGCGCCAAGATCGAGAACTTCGGCTAG
- a CDS encoding transcriptional regulator, producing the protein MREASRTTRQRIADRLRDDALQAGAIAREFEIQTSDALSHVEHISKSLDSTDEQLLVAPPTCEECGFDAFDDLVNRPSRCPECKSESVTEPAYRIN; encoded by the coding sequence ATGCGCGAGGCAAGTCGGACGACCCGCCAGCGCATCGCCGACCGACTCCGGGACGACGCCCTCCAGGCGGGGGCCATCGCCCGGGAGTTCGAAATACAGACCAGCGACGCGCTCAGTCACGTCGAGCACATCTCGAAGTCATTGGACTCGACGGACGAGCAGTTGCTCGTCGCGCCGCCCACCTGCGAGGAGTGTGGCTTCGACGCCTTCGACGACCTGGTCAACCGGCCGAGTCGCTGTCCGGAGTGCAAGAGCGAGTCCGTGACGGAACCGGCCTATCGGATCAACTGA
- a CDS encoding Rieske (2Fe-2S) protein gives MDDARRIVALDEVPEDGSRLFTVTVADGDGGECVEAILLRSADGVVAYENYCQHWTDVRLDSGSGAALRDDEIVCEKHGAYFEADSGYCNFGPCEGATLEAVEVAVEDDVVYLADDRYAFEHLGPAADDDLSSGSRIGFSGS, from the coding sequence ATGGACGATGCACGCCGGATCGTCGCCCTGGACGAGGTGCCCGAGGACGGGAGCCGACTGTTCACCGTGACAGTCGCCGACGGCGACGGTGGCGAGTGCGTCGAGGCCATCCTGCTCCGGTCGGCCGACGGCGTCGTCGCCTACGAGAACTACTGTCAACACTGGACCGACGTGCGCCTGGACTCGGGGTCCGGCGCGGCGCTCCGGGACGACGAAATCGTCTGCGAGAAACACGGCGCCTACTTCGAGGCCGACTCCGGGTACTGCAACTTCGGCCCCTGCGAGGGCGCCACGCTCGAAGCCGTCGAGGTCGCGGTCGAGGACGACGTCGTCTACCTCGCCGACGACCGCTACGCGTTCGAGCACCTCGGGCCCGCAGCAGACGACGATCTCTCGTCGGGCAGTCGGATCGGCTTCTCCGGGAGCTAG
- a CDS encoding bacterio-opsin activator domain-containing protein, protein MSEPEAPAVSFPLKERAMDEAPVGITITDATRPDNPLIYVNEAFERVTGYPREEVLGRNCRLLQGPETREEPVGKLREAVDAGESVTVELRNYRRDGEEFWNEVTIAPIEGADGEPVNFVGFQNDVTRRKEAELALEDERERLDVVFQRVERLLDAVTTAIIAPTSRGDLERAVCEGLVEAGPYEATWIGTVDAAGESISVSSTTGDHPWLPEGDVPIDTDHPAAVACREGTIQGLHGLSDGNGGTGDDGQQIAVPLRHGDSEYGVITLVAPAGLRVDEREATVLTALGRAIAAALSAVETRRILVADDVVDVELSVRDDDLFFVRISEQVDCRLTYEGAVADADVPSLYFTATGTSADVILEAAADCPDVVAVSTVIEDGEQHLLEFELGRDPLVGRLAAFGAETRSIVAEDGEASVEFTLPAGADLRSLVERVREEYPDTELRSTAHRERPPETKQEFFTRVETALTDRQLAALQTAFVGGFFDRPRRATGDELAASMDLTRSTFHQHLRVAQRKLLAEFFER, encoded by the coding sequence ATGAGCGAACCCGAGGCGCCCGCGGTGTCGTTCCCCCTCAAGGAGCGCGCGATGGACGAGGCGCCGGTCGGTATCACCATCACTGACGCGACTCGGCCCGACAACCCACTAATCTACGTCAACGAGGCGTTCGAGCGCGTGACGGGCTATCCCCGAGAAGAGGTCCTCGGTCGCAACTGCCGCCTGCTGCAGGGGCCGGAGACGCGCGAGGAACCGGTGGGGAAGCTCCGCGAGGCCGTCGACGCGGGCGAGTCGGTCACCGTCGAACTGCGCAACTACCGCAGGGACGGCGAGGAGTTCTGGAACGAGGTGACCATCGCCCCCATCGAGGGTGCGGACGGCGAACCGGTGAACTTCGTCGGCTTCCAGAACGACGTCACGCGGCGCAAGGAGGCGGAGCTGGCGCTCGAGGACGAACGCGAGCGCCTGGACGTCGTCTTCCAGCGCGTCGAGCGGCTCCTCGACGCCGTGACGACGGCCATCATCGCGCCGACGTCACGGGGTGACCTGGAGCGGGCGGTGTGTGAGGGGCTGGTCGAGGCGGGTCCGTACGAGGCCACCTGGATCGGAACCGTCGACGCCGCGGGCGAGTCGATCTCGGTGTCGAGTACGACGGGCGACCACCCGTGGCTTCCCGAAGGGGACGTCCCCATCGACACCGACCATCCCGCGGCGGTCGCCTGCCGAGAAGGGACGATTCAGGGCCTCCACGGGCTCTCGGATGGCAACGGCGGAACTGGTGACGACGGCCAGCAGATTGCCGTCCCGCTGCGCCACGGCGACTCCGAGTACGGCGTCATCACGCTCGTCGCCCCGGCCGGGCTCCGCGTCGACGAGCGCGAAGCGACGGTCCTGACGGCGCTCGGCCGTGCCATCGCGGCCGCGCTGTCCGCCGTCGAGACGCGGCGCATCCTCGTCGCCGACGACGTCGTCGACGTCGAGCTATCCGTGCGTGACGACGACCTCTTCTTCGTCAGGATTTCCGAGCAGGTGGACTGTCGGCTGACATACGAGGGGGCAGTGGCGGATGCCGACGTGCCGTCGCTGTACTTCACGGCCACCGGCACGTCGGCCGACGTCATCCTCGAAGCCGCCGCGGACTGTCCGGACGTCGTCGCGGTGTCGACGGTGATCGAGGACGGGGAGCAACACCTGCTGGAGTTCGAACTCGGTCGGGACCCGCTGGTCGGCAGGCTTGCCGCCTTCGGCGCGGAGACCAGGTCCATCGTCGCCGAGGACGGGGAGGCGTCGGTCGAGTTTACCCTCCCCGCGGGGGCGGACCTGCGCTCGCTCGTCGAGCGCGTCCGCGAGGAGTACCCCGACACGGAGCTGCGCTCGACCGCCCACCGTGAGCGGCCGCCCGAGACCAAACAGGAGTTCTTCACACGCGTCGAGACGGCGCTGACCGACCGACAGCTCGCGGCCCTCCAGACGGCCTTCGTGGGCGGCTTCTTCGACCGGCCACGGCGGGCGACCGGCGACGAACTCGCCGCGTCGATGGACCTCACCAGGTCGACGTTCCACCAGCACCTCCGGGTCGCCCAGCGGAAGCTCCTGGCCGAGTTCTTCGAGCGGTAG
- a CDS encoding phytoene/squalene synthase family protein, translating into MSQPSGGFPDDRASTRRAEPVAESKAIQRRTGATFHLATRVLPQRVRHATYVLYAFFRVADDVVDDPDPGPPAEQRRELERMREAAHGRIDSDDAVVTAFHRIADEHDVSPTEIDEFVDAMLRDVEGADYETYADLEAYLRGSSVAVANMMLAVMDPPQADEARPHARALAEAFQLTNFVRDVREDVRDYDRVYLPKATLREYGVSTDDVRALDPSPAIRRAVRSELRRTERRYRDGVAGIRMLPPDCQFAVLLSATLYAEHHRLIRARDFDVLTGRPSLSTARRLVVLARTWAAWKRFDDPETVFYHVSPVPETEDVPQEVQTTGAGRRGRLSSAIRDRTPQGLGAVGSVVPWRSD; encoded by the coding sequence ATGAGTCAGCCATCCGGAGGGTTCCCCGACGACAGGGCCTCGACGAGGCGGGCCGAACCTGTCGCCGAGAGTAAAGCTATCCAGCGGCGGACCGGTGCGACGTTCCACCTGGCGACGCGAGTGCTCCCGCAGCGCGTCCGTCACGCGACGTACGTCCTCTACGCGTTCTTCCGCGTCGCCGACGACGTCGTCGACGACCCCGATCCGGGCCCGCCGGCCGAGCAGCGCCGGGAACTCGAACGGATGCGCGAGGCCGCCCACGGACGGATCGACAGCGACGACGCCGTGGTGACCGCGTTCCACCGTATCGCCGACGAACACGACGTTTCGCCCACCGAGATCGACGAGTTCGTCGACGCCATGCTGCGGGACGTCGAGGGGGCGGACTACGAGACGTACGCGGACCTCGAAGCGTACCTCCGCGGGTCCTCGGTGGCGGTGGCCAACATGATGCTCGCGGTGATGGACCCGCCGCAGGCCGACGAGGCGCGACCCCACGCCAGGGCCCTCGCGGAGGCGTTCCAGCTGACGAACTTCGTCCGCGACGTCAGGGAGGACGTCCGGGACTACGACCGCGTCTACCTCCCGAAGGCGACGCTGCGAGAGTACGGCGTGAGCACCGACGACGTGCGCGCCCTCGATCCCTCACCGGCGATTCGCAGGGCCGTCCGGTCGGAACTCCGCCGGACCGAGCGGCGCTACCGGGACGGCGTCGCGGGCATCCGGATGCTCCCTCCGGACTGCCAGTTCGCGGTCCTGCTATCGGCGACGCTGTACGCGGAGCACCACCGGCTCATCAGGGCGCGTGACTTCGACGTCCTGACCGGCCGACCGTCGCTCTCGACCGCCCGGCGGCTGGTCGTCCTCGCCCGGACCTGGGCCGCCTGGAAACGCTTCGACGACCCCGAGACGGTGTTCTACCACGTCAGTCCCGTTCCGGAGACCGAAGACGTCCCGCAGGAGGTTCAGACGACCGGTGCGGGACGACGCGGCCGGCTCTCCTCGGCGATCAGGGACCGAACACCCCAGGGCCTCGGCGCCGTCGGCTCGGTCGTCCCCTGGAGGAGCGACTGA
- a CDS encoding phytoene desaturase family protein, protein MAAGSAAEVVVVGAGFGGLSTACYLADAGLEVTVVEKNESLGGRASVLERDGFRFDMGPSWYMMPDVFERFFGDFGREHTEFYELTHLDPHYRVFFRDGDQRAASGQSSGRHARDGVDQVDVTPDRAAMRRLFESYEPGAGAALDSYLEQAAETYEVGMEQFVYTDRGSFRDYLDWDVLRNARGLGLLGSMQDHVSDYFDHPKLQQLVQYSLVFLGGSPTNTPALYNLMSHVDFELGVHYPEAVGDFSPPHRETASPGGMGTVVDAMAALGDEMGVTYRTGVEVERITGERGNFTLETTQEPVTADLVVSDADYAHTEKHLLAPEDRQFDDDYWDSRTYAPSAFLLYLGVEGDVDPLEHHTLVLPEDWSDHFEKIFDDPSWPDDPAYYCCVPSETDPTVAPEGHSNLFVLVPIAPGLEDGPEAREAARDALLEDLATNVGVDLRDRIVVEEQFSVSEFTDRYNAEQGSALGLAHTLRQTGPLRPDHRSSALDGLYFTGGFTRPGIGVPMCLISGEHAASAVLEDLDDDRRIQRPA, encoded by the coding sequence ATGGCAGCCGGATCCGCTGCCGAGGTCGTCGTGGTCGGCGCCGGCTTCGGCGGCCTCTCCACGGCGTGCTACCTCGCCGACGCCGGCCTCGAGGTCACCGTCGTCGAGAAGAACGAGTCGCTGGGCGGCCGCGCCAGCGTCCTCGAACGCGACGGGTTCCGCTTCGACATGGGGCCGTCGTGGTACATGATGCCCGACGTCTTCGAGCGCTTCTTCGGCGACTTCGGCCGCGAGCACACCGAGTTCTACGAACTGACCCACCTCGATCCCCACTACCGCGTCTTCTTCAGGGACGGCGACCAGCGCGCTGCTTCCGGCCAATCGAGCGGCCGACACGCGCGCGACGGCGTCGACCAGGTCGACGTCACGCCCGACCGCGCCGCTATGCGCCGCCTCTTCGAGTCGTACGAACCGGGGGCGGGTGCTGCGCTCGATAGCTACCTCGAACAGGCCGCCGAAACCTACGAAGTGGGCATGGAACAGTTCGTCTACACCGACCGCGGCTCGTTCCGTGACTACCTGGACTGGGACGTGCTCCGGAACGCCCGCGGGCTGGGTCTGCTCGGGTCGATGCAGGACCACGTCTCCGATTACTTCGACCACCCGAAGCTCCAGCAGCTCGTCCAGTACTCGCTGGTGTTCCTCGGGGGGTCGCCGACGAACACCCCCGCGCTGTACAACCTGATGAGCCACGTGGACTTCGAACTCGGCGTCCACTACCCCGAGGCCGTCGGCGACTTCTCGCCGCCGCACCGCGAGACGGCGTCCCCGGGTGGGATGGGCACCGTCGTCGACGCGATGGCCGCCCTCGGCGACGAGATGGGCGTCACCTACCGGACCGGTGTCGAGGTCGAACGGATCACTGGCGAGCGGGGTAACTTCACGCTCGAAACGACTCAGGAGCCGGTGACGGCGGATCTGGTCGTGAGCGACGCCGACTACGCGCACACGGAGAAGCACCTGCTCGCCCCCGAGGACCGGCAGTTCGACGACGACTACTGGGACTCGCGGACGTACGCACCCTCCGCGTTCCTGCTGTACCTCGGCGTCGAGGGCGACGTCGATCCACTGGAACACCACACGCTCGTGCTCCCGGAGGACTGGAGCGACCACTTCGAGAAGATATTCGACGACCCGTCGTGGCCCGACGACCCCGCGTACTACTGCTGTGTCCCCTCGGAGACGGACCCGACGGTCGCGCCCGAGGGCCACAGCAACCTCTTCGTGCTCGTCCCCATCGCACCCGGCCTGGAAGACGGCCCAGAAGCCAGGGAGGCAGCCCGCGACGCGCTGCTCGAGGACCTGGCGACCAACGTCGGTGTCGACCTCCGCGACCGTATCGTCGTCGAGGAGCAGTTCTCCGTCTCGGAGTTCACCGACCGGTACAACGCCGAACAGGGGTCGGCGCTGGGACTCGCGCACACGCTCAGACAGACCGGGCCGCTCCGGCCGGACCACCGCTCGTCGGCGCTCGACGGCCTCTACTTCACCGGTGGATTCACCCGTCCGGGCATCGGCGTCCCGATGTGCCTGATCAGCGGCGAGCACGCGGCAAGCGCCGTCCTCGAAGACCTCGACGACGACCGACGGATCCAGCGTCCGGCATGA
- a CDS encoding prenyltransferase translates to MSTLVRLLRLSRPRFWLYLAGPVLVGLSFGADALTDLVAPLSLALVAYFLLPANVFLYGVNDVFDADVDRANPKKDEKEVRYRGDVWTLVAVVASLALGVALVAWAPAAARPWLVGFFVLGAAYSAPPLRLKTRPPLDSLSNGLYILPGAAAYAALTGTAPPLAALAGGWLWTMAMHTYSAVPDVEPDRRAGIETLATVLGRDRALAYCAACWLLSAAAFALLDPRAGLLLLVYPALVAVVELRDVDVDRAYWWYPGVNAVVGAVFTVAGLWGVVGA, encoded by the coding sequence ATGAGCACACTCGTTCGCCTCCTCCGACTGTCCCGCCCCCGGTTCTGGCTCTACCTGGCCGGGCCCGTACTGGTGGGGCTGTCGTTCGGTGCGGACGCACTGACGGACCTGGTGGCACCGCTCTCGCTCGCGCTCGTCGCGTACTTCCTCCTGCCCGCGAACGTCTTCCTCTACGGGGTCAACGACGTCTTCGACGCCGACGTCGACCGGGCAAACCCGAAGAAAGACGAGAAGGAGGTCCGGTACCGGGGGGACGTCTGGACGCTGGTGGCTGTCGTCGCCAGCCTCGCCCTGGGCGTCGCCCTCGTCGCGTGGGCGCCCGCCGCCGCCCGCCCCTGGCTCGTCGGCTTCTTCGTCCTCGGCGCTGCCTACAGTGCGCCGCCGCTCCGCCTGAAGACGCGTCCGCCGCTCGACTCGCTGTCGAACGGCCTGTACATTCTCCCCGGCGCCGCGGCGTACGCGGCCTTGACGGGAACGGCGCCACCACTCGCGGCGCTCGCCGGCGGGTGGCTCTGGACGATGGCGATGCACACCTACTCTGCCGTCCCCGACGTCGAACCGGATCGGCGGGCCGGCATCGAGACGCTGGCGACGGTGCTGGGCCGCGACCGGGCGCTGGCGTACTGCGCCGCCTGCTGGCTCCTCTCGGCGGCCGCCTTCGCCCTGCTCGACCCCCGTGCCGGCCTCCTGCTGCTCGTCTACCCCGCCCTCGTCGCCGTCGTCGAACTGCGCGACGTCGACGTAGACCGGGCGTACTGGTGGTACCCGGGCGTCAACGCCGTCGTCGGCGCGGTGTTCACCGTCGCCGGCCTGTGGGGTGTCGTCGGTGCCTGA
- the cruF gene encoding bisanhydrobacterioruberin hydratase, whose product MPDASTGAAVIPDATLARLERLVRENRFTIAVVFPAVGAVTLVASSADLLPPLLAYNPLFVLVGTLVMRLPLVAALGPLLDRRAIGVLSVLVAYTYAIEAVGLATGFPYGDFRYLADVGPMVDGVPVALPLFFVPLALNAYLLATLLLGSRARRGLVLVPLAVGLLLVVDLVLDPAAVAIGFWTYDGGPYYGVPVSNYLGWLLSGSVAVGLIHAAFDRGALLARLEACPFALDDLVSFTLLWGVINVVAGNWIPVGFALVLVAGLARTERFDLAAPDSAKLGWG is encoded by the coding sequence GTGCCTGACGCGTCCACTGGCGCCGCAGTGATTCCCGACGCGACACTCGCGCGACTCGAACGCCTCGTCCGCGAGAACCGCTTCACCATTGCCGTCGTCTTCCCGGCCGTGGGCGCCGTGACGCTCGTCGCCAGTTCGGCCGACCTCCTGCCCCCGCTGCTGGCGTACAACCCGCTGTTCGTCCTCGTGGGGACGCTGGTCATGCGCCTGCCCCTCGTCGCCGCGCTCGGTCCGCTGCTGGACCGCCGTGCCATCGGCGTCCTCTCCGTCCTCGTGGCCTACACCTACGCTATCGAGGCCGTGGGACTCGCGACCGGCTTCCCCTACGGCGACTTTCGCTACCTCGCCGACGTCGGCCCGATGGTCGACGGCGTCCCGGTGGCGCTTCCGCTCTTCTTCGTCCCGCTCGCGCTGAACGCCTACCTGCTGGCGACGCTGTTGCTGGGTTCGAGAGCGAGGCGAGGGCTCGTCCTGGTTCCCCTCGCCGTCGGCCTCCTGCTCGTCGTTGACCTGGTGCTCGACCCCGCCGCGGTCGCCATCGGCTTCTGGACCTACGACGGCGGCCCGTACTACGGCGTCCCCGTCTCCAACTACCTGGGCTGGCTGCTGAGCGGAAGCGTGGCGGTAGGCCTGATCCACGCCGCCTTCGACCGCGGGGCGCTACTCGCCCGTCTGGAGGCCTGCCCGTTCGCGCTGGACGACCTGGTGAGCTTCACCCTCCTCTGGGGCGTCATCAACGTCGTCGCTGGCAACTGGATTCCGGTGGGCTTCGCGCTGGTGCTCGTGGCCGGGCTGGCGCGGACGGAGCGCTTCGACCTTGCGGCGCCGGACTCGGCAAAACTCGGCTGGGGGTGA